The following are encoded in a window of Leptotrichia trevisanii DSM 22070 genomic DNA:
- the hisB gene encoding imidazoleglycerol-phosphate dehydratase HisB, giving the protein MRKSKIERNTFETKIKVELNIDGTGKYENNTGVGFLDHMLDLFAKHGRFDLKVYCDGDTQVDDHHSTEDIGIALGKCFYEALGDLKGVRRYGNFLLPMDEALTLVAVDLSGRYFLNFDVNIPTEKVGTFDTELVEEFFIGFTRHLNATLHIKNMAGTNSHHIIESIFKGVARALAEAVSIDEKYRDEIPSTKGVLV; this is encoded by the coding sequence ATGAGAAAATCTAAAATTGAAAGAAATACATTTGAAACAAAAATAAAAGTTGAATTAAATATTGATGGAACTGGGAAATATGAGAATAATACAGGGGTTGGATTTTTGGATCATATGCTTGACTTGTTTGCGAAGCATGGAAGATTTGATTTAAAGGTTTATTGTGATGGGGATACGCAGGTGGATGATCATCATAGTACGGAGGATATTGGAATTGCATTGGGAAAATGTTTTTATGAGGCGTTAGGGGACTTGAAGGGTGTGAGAAGGTATGGGAACTTTCTTTTGCCGATGGATGAGGCTTTGACATTAGTTGCTGTTGATTTAAGTGGGAGATATTTTTTGAATTTTGATGTAAATATTCCGACTGAGAAAGTTGGGACTTTTGACACGGAATTGGTGGAAGAGTTTTTCATTGGCTTTACAAGGCATTTAAATGCTACATTACATATAAAAAATATGGCTGGGACAAATTCGCATCATATAATTGAGTCGATTTTTAAAGGAGTTGCTAGAGCCTTGGCGGAGGCTGTCAGTATTGATGAAAAATACAGGGATGAGATTCCATCGACTAAAGGGGTTTTGGTTTAG
- a CDS encoding ATP-binding protein codes for MIKREQYLKEIRKFMDKPVIKVFPLSFKEFIKFSKIQNPQKIYNTEEYFEQYLKFGGLPAIHNFSQDKTSIYQYLTDIYNSVLLKDVISRNNIRDIELLERVILFIFDNIGNTFSAKKISDFLKNQGRKLSTETVYNYLKALENAYIISKVQRYDIKGKSILETQEKFYLLDLGLKHSQSGYRADDIAGYLENIIYLELLRRKYNVNIGKLKTKEIDFIGQKENEKLYIQVTYLLASDDTIEREFAPLKDIKDIIPNMFFLWTI; via the coding sequence ATGATAAAAAGAGAACAATATTTAAAAGAAATTAGAAAATTTATGGATAAACCTGTAATAAAAGTTTTCCCTTTATCCTTTAAAGAATTTATAAAATTTTCTAAAATTCAAAATCCACAGAAAATTTACAATACAGAGGAGTATTTTGAACAATATCTGAAATTTGGAGGACTTCCTGCCATTCATAATTTTAGTCAAGATAAAACTTCGATTTATCAATATTTGACTGATATTTATAATTCTGTTTTATTAAAAGATGTTATTTCAAGAAATAATATAAGAGATATTGAATTGCTGGAAAGAGTTATTTTATTTATTTTTGATAACATCGGAAATACTTTTTCTGCAAAAAAAATTTCAGATTTTTTAAAAAATCAAGGCAGAAAGTTAAGCACTGAAACTGTCTACAATTACCTAAAAGCACTTGAAAATGCCTATATTATTTCAAAAGTTCAAAGATACGACATAAAAGGAAAATCCATTTTAGAAACGCAAGAAAAATTTTATCTTCTTGATTTAGGATTAAAACATTCTCAATCAGGATATAGAGCAGATGATATTGCTGGATATCTTGAAAACATTATTTATTTAGAATTATTAAGAAGAAAGTACAATGTAAATATCGGAAAGCTAAAAACAAAAGAAATTGATTTTATAGGACAAAAAGAAAATGAAAAATTATACATTCAAGTTACCTATCTTTTAGCTTCTGACGACACTATTGAAAGAGAATTTGCCCCATTAAAAGACATTAAAGATATTATCCCAAATATGTTCTTTCTATGGACAATTTGA
- a CDS encoding ATP-grasp domain-containing protein, which yields MNFVYISPQFPKTNCEFCDRLKQNGVNVLGIADIEYDQLDQKLKDCLTEYYKVSSLENYDEVLKAVAFFTHKYGKIDWLESNNEYWLVQDARLRSDFNITTGIKSDKIANIKEKSKMKKAYKKGEIPAMDFSLVTTLAKAKKFIDKVGYPVVTKPDNGVGASDTHKIKNEKELKQFFETRNENVKYIMEEYVDGELVSYDAIIDSNGNPIFETGIVEPAVMDIVNKGLDVFYYVEKEMPEKLLDAGRRAVKGFGVKSRFIHLEFFKLNKSKKGLGKKGEYVGLEANMRPAGGYTPDMYNYANNTDVYQIWADMVAFDKIEKAKLNEDIEKNYCVYASRRDNKNYIHSHDEIKQKYGNAIVMDERMPDIFAEAMGNYMYTAKFITKEEMEEFIDFVHKKVEE from the coding sequence ATGAATTTTGTTTACATTTCACCACAATTTCCAAAAACTAACTGTGAATTTTGCGATAGATTAAAACAAAATGGGGTAAATGTATTAGGAATTGCAGATATAGAATATGATCAATTGGATCAAAAATTAAAGGATTGCTTGACAGAATACTATAAAGTTTCTAGCCTTGAAAATTATGATGAAGTTTTAAAGGCGGTGGCTTTTTTTACACATAAATATGGAAAAATTGACTGGCTTGAGTCAAATAATGAATACTGGCTTGTGCAAGATGCAAGACTTCGTTCAGATTTTAATATTACAACTGGGATAAAGTCTGACAAAATTGCAAATATAAAAGAAAAATCGAAAATGAAAAAGGCATATAAAAAGGGAGAAATACCAGCTATGGATTTTTCATTAGTTACGACACTTGCAAAAGCAAAAAAATTTATTGATAAAGTTGGGTATCCAGTAGTTACTAAACCTGATAATGGAGTTGGAGCAAGCGATACTCATAAAATTAAGAATGAAAAAGAATTGAAGCAGTTTTTTGAAACTCGTAATGAAAATGTGAAATATATTATGGAAGAATATGTTGACGGTGAGTTGGTGTCTTATGATGCGATTATTGATTCCAATGGAAATCCTATTTTTGAAACAGGGATAGTTGAGCCTGCTGTTATGGATATTGTAAATAAAGGGCTAGACGTGTTTTACTATGTAGAAAAGGAAATGCCTGAAAAGTTACTGGATGCAGGAAGACGAGCTGTGAAAGGTTTTGGAGTAAAAAGCAGATTTATACATCTCGAATTTTTTAAATTAAATAAAAGTAAAAAAGGACTTGGTAAAAAAGGGGAATATGTGGGACTGGAAGCAAATATGCGTCCTGCGGGTGGATATACTCCTGATATGTATAATTATGCCAATAATACTGATGTTTATCAAATCTGGGCTGATATGGTTGCCTTTGACAAAATCGAAAAGGCTAAATTAAATGAAGATATAGAAAAAAATTACTGTGTTTATGCCAGTCGTCGTGATAACAAAAATTATATTCATTCACATGATGAAATTAAGCAGAAATATGGAAATGCAATTGTGATGGACGAAAGAATGCCGGATATTTTTGCAGAAGCAATGGGAAACTATATGTACACAGCAAAATTTATCACAAAAGAGGAAATGGAAGAATTTATAGATTTCGTACATAAAAAAGTGGAAGAATAA
- a CDS encoding esterase family protein: MQIEYKKQYSHHLGREMEYKRYGHAGKPVLVFPSQDGDFNQYEEFGMVDVLSDYIEQGKLQLFCVGSIDKESWSDLQGNPRYRIEMQEKWYNFIANEFVPIIQDISWRSDIIVTGCSMGGAHAGILFFRRPELFETLISLSGMFDASMFFGDYKDDLVYNNSVIDFLRNMPWNHPYLDIYRNRNIIVCIGQGAWEEELLPSNRELAHILYEKEVPAWVDFWGYDVAHDWDWWRLQIRYFMEHLDI; encoded by the coding sequence ATGCAAATAGAATATAAAAAACAATATAGCCATCATCTTGGACGGGAAATGGAATATAAAAGATATGGACACGCTGGAAAGCCAGTTTTAGTATTTCCTTCACAAGACGGAGATTTTAACCAATATGAAGAGTTTGGAATGGTGGACGTGCTATCAGACTACATTGAGCAAGGAAAACTGCAATTATTTTGTGTAGGAAGTATCGACAAGGAAAGCTGGTCTGATCTTCAGGGAAATCCAAGATACAGAATAGAAATGCAGGAAAAATGGTATAATTTTATCGCAAATGAATTTGTACCTATAATACAGGATATTTCTTGGAGAAGTGACATTATTGTTACAGGGTGCAGTATGGGAGGAGCACACGCAGGGATTTTGTTCTTCCGGAGGCCCGAACTATTTGAAACATTGATTTCACTAAGTGGAATGTTTGACGCTTCGATGTTCTTTGGAGATTACAAAGATGATTTGGTTTACAATAATTCTGTTATTGATTTTTTGAGAAATATGCCGTGGAATCATCCTTATTTAGATATATACAGAAATAGAAACATTATTGTATGTATCGGACAAGGTGCATGGGAAGAGGAATTGTTGCCAAGTAACAGGGAACTGGCTCATATACTTTATGAAAAAGAAGTTCCGGCATGGGTAGATTTTTGGGGTTACGATGTAGCTCATGACTGGGACTGGTGGAGATTGCAGATAAGATATTTTATGGAACATTTGGATATCTAA
- a CDS encoding ABC transporter ATP-binding protein, with product MLKKLFSRLGEYKKSALISPLFIGTEVIFEMLIPTLMAVIIDDGLNGNNGKGDMKFIVVMGLATFGVAMLSLLCGIQASKYASYASAGFAKNLRKDLFSKIQSFSFTNIDKFSTAGLITRFTTDVNNIQNSFQLLIRGFVRAPLMMCVAIFMSFMISPKLSMIFIIAVIFLGSFLAFIIFKVHPIFTAAIRKYDDINSSLQENINGIRVVKAYIREKYETSKFKKATESLRSMLLKGENIIIFVSPVMQITVFGCIMLLSWFGAKMIVVNELTTGQLTSLFAYTTNILMSLLMLAMMLVNIVFSRASGDRIVMVLDEESSIKNPENGITEVKDGSIVFKNVNFSYSNNPEVLNLTKINLEIKSGETIGIIGGTGSAKSALVQLIPRLYDVLDGELLVGGVNVKDYDIKTLRDNVAMVLQKNVLFSGSIKDNLRWGNENATDEEMEHACKLAQADEFIQKFPKKYDTRIERGGANVSGGQRQRLCIARALLKSPKILILDDSTSAVDTKTDKLIREAFKNELPHITKIIIGQRVSSIKDSDKILVLEDGIITASGTHDELLKTSKIYREVYESQTEGSDK from the coding sequence ATGTTAAAAAAATTATTTTCCCGTCTTGGCGAGTATAAAAAAAGTGCATTAATTTCACCGCTGTTTATTGGAACAGAAGTTATTTTTGAAATGCTCATTCCAACACTTATGGCTGTGATTATAGATGATGGGCTTAATGGAAATAACGGAAAGGGAGATATGAAATTTATTGTTGTAATGGGGCTTGCAACATTTGGCGTGGCGATGTTGTCGTTGTTATGTGGAATACAGGCCAGTAAATATGCTTCTTATGCTTCAGCTGGATTTGCTAAAAATTTGAGAAAAGATTTATTTTCTAAGATACAGTCTTTTTCATTTACAAATATTGACAAATTTTCTACAGCTGGACTGATTACAAGATTTACGACAGACGTAAATAATATTCAAAATTCGTTTCAGCTTTTAATTAGAGGATTTGTAAGGGCTCCTCTTATGATGTGTGTTGCGATATTTATGTCGTTTATGATAAGTCCGAAACTGTCAATGATATTTATTATTGCAGTCATATTTTTAGGAAGCTTTTTAGCCTTTATTATTTTTAAGGTACATCCAATTTTTACAGCTGCAATAAGAAAGTATGATGACATAAATTCCAGCCTTCAGGAAAATATAAACGGGATCCGTGTTGTAAAAGCGTATATTCGTGAAAAATATGAAACTAGTAAATTCAAGAAGGCTACTGAAAGTTTGAGAAGCATGCTGTTAAAAGGAGAAAATATTATAATATTCGTATCTCCTGTAATGCAGATAACAGTATTTGGATGTATTATGCTGCTTTCATGGTTTGGAGCAAAGATGATTGTTGTAAATGAGCTGACAACTGGGCAGCTTACAAGTCTTTTTGCTTATACAACCAATATTCTTATGAGTCTTCTTATGCTTGCGATGATGCTTGTAAATATTGTGTTTTCAAGAGCATCTGGAGATAGAATTGTGATGGTTCTAGATGAGGAGTCAAGCATTAAAAATCCTGAAAATGGGATAACAGAGGTAAAAGATGGTTCAATCGTGTTTAAAAACGTTAATTTCAGTTACAGCAATAATCCTGAGGTGCTGAATTTGACAAAAATAAATCTGGAAATAAAGTCTGGAGAAACTATTGGAATTATCGGGGGAACTGGAAGTGCAAAATCAGCTCTTGTTCAGTTAATTCCAAGATTGTATGATGTTCTAGATGGGGAACTTCTAGTTGGCGGAGTAAATGTAAAGGATTATGATATAAAGACGCTTCGGGATAATGTGGCGATGGTTCTTCAAAAAAATGTGCTGTTTTCAGGAAGTATAAAGGATAATTTACGTTGGGGAAATGAGAATGCGACTGATGAGGAAATGGAACATGCCTGCAAATTGGCACAAGCTGATGAATTTATTCAGAAATTTCCTAAAAAATACGATACTCGCATTGAACGTGGCGGAGCGAATGTGTCTGGAGGGCAAAGACAAAGGCTGTGTATTGCTAGAGCCTTGCTGAAATCTCCAAAAATATTAATCTTAGACGATTCAACAAGCGCAGTTGACACAAAGACAGACAAATTAATAAGAGAAGCCTTCAAAAATGAATTGCCACACATTACAAAAATTATTATCGGTCAAAGAGTATCATCAATAAAAGATTCTGATAAAATATTAGTTCTGGAAGATGGAATCATCACAGCGTCAGGAACACACGATGAACTGCTTAAAACAAGCAAGATATATCGTGAAGTTTATGAATCCCAGACAGAAGGGAGTGATAAGTAA
- a CDS encoding ABC transporter ATP-binding protein — translation MSKNKKTENSQSQNQIKGLIRLLGYMFRHYKIQTLFVVIFICLSSFGMVVGTMYSKELIDGIIMPNIGKNNPNFINELVNLILKMVAVYGGAVICTYIYEIFMIYVAQGTLKKLRDDVFIHMESLPIKYFDTNAHGDIMSVYSSDIDALRNMLVESLSQVISSIITIISVLISMFILNIPLTIFVVIMIIIMIITTKTISSKSSKNYTAQQRNIGIVNGYVEEMIEGLKVVKVFSYEKKADERFNKLNTALFNRANNAMKFANILGPAVGNLGNINFVLTAVLGSIIVFNNIAGFTIGGLVSFLQFIKVINQPVSQIAQQLTSVILASAGAQRVFNLLDQASEQDNGYVTLVNANIDENGNITETEKHTGVWAWKYPHSDGTISYERLMGDVVFEDVTFGYNDENTILHNINLYAKPGEKIAFVGATGAGKTTITNLINRFYDINSGKIRYDGINIEKIKKQDLRESLGIVLQDTHLFSGTVADNIRYGKLDATDEEVYAAAKLANADHFIKHLPQGYDTYLSGDGSSLSQGQRQLLSIARAAIADPPVLILDEATSSIDTRTEKIVQEGMDKLMVGRTVFVIAHRLSTIKNSDVIMVLDQGKIIERGNHNELIAQKGTYYQLYTGGFENQ, via the coding sequence ATGAGTAAAAATAAAAAAACTGAAAATTCTCAATCTCAAAATCAGATAAAAGGATTAATACGATTATTAGGATACATGTTTAGACATTATAAAATACAGACGTTGTTTGTTGTTATATTTATTTGTCTAAGTTCGTTTGGGATGGTTGTTGGTACGATGTACTCAAAAGAATTGATTGACGGAATCATTATGCCTAATATTGGAAAAAATAACCCCAATTTTATTAATGAGCTTGTCAATTTAATTTTAAAAATGGTGGCTGTATATGGAGGAGCTGTTATTTGTACATATATTTATGAAATATTTATGATTTATGTTGCACAGGGAACATTGAAAAAGTTAAGAGATGACGTGTTTATACACATGGAATCGCTTCCTATAAAGTATTTTGATACAAATGCACACGGAGATATAATGAGCGTCTATTCAAGTGATATTGACGCTTTAAGAAATATGCTGGTAGAAAGCTTGTCACAGGTAATATCTTCGATTATTACAATTATAAGTGTTCTTATTTCAATGTTCATCTTAAATATCCCGCTAACAATTTTTGTAGTAATAATGATTATAATTATGATTATCACAACAAAGACTATTTCTTCCAAAAGCTCAAAGAACTATACTGCACAACAAAGAAATATCGGAATTGTAAATGGATATGTGGAAGAAATGATAGAAGGGCTGAAAGTTGTAAAAGTATTTTCATACGAGAAAAAAGCTGACGAACGTTTTAATAAGTTGAATACGGCATTATTTAACAGGGCAAACAATGCAATGAAATTTGCAAACATTCTAGGCCCTGCTGTTGGAAATCTTGGAAATATAAACTTTGTACTTACAGCAGTTCTTGGCTCAATAATTGTGTTTAATAATATTGCAGGCTTTACAATCGGAGGGCTTGTATCATTTTTGCAGTTTATAAAAGTAATAAATCAGCCAGTTTCACAAATTGCACAGCAATTAACATCAGTAATATTGGCATCGGCTGGAGCTCAAAGAGTATTTAACCTGCTAGATCAGGCATCTGAACAAGATAATGGCTATGTAACTCTTGTAAACGCAAATATTGATGAAAATGGAAACATTACAGAAACTGAAAAGCACACAGGTGTATGGGCTTGGAAATATCCGCATTCTGACGGAACAATTTCTTATGAAAGACTGATGGGAGATGTTGTTTTTGAAGATGTAACATTTGGATATAATGATGAAAATACAATACTTCACAATATCAATCTTTATGCAAAGCCGGGAGAAAAAATTGCCTTCGTTGGTGCAACAGGAGCTGGAAAAACTACAATTACAAATTTAATTAACAGATTTTACGATATTAATTCTGGAAAAATCCGATATGATGGAATTAACATTGAAAAAATAAAAAAACAGGATTTAAGAGAATCGCTTGGAATTGTATTACAGGACACACATTTGTTCTCTGGAACAGTTGCCGACAACATTAGATATGGAAAACTTGATGCAACAGATGAAGAAGTGTATGCGGCTGCAAAACTTGCCAATGCTGATCATTTTATAAAACACTTGCCACAAGGCTACGACACCTATTTAAGCGGTGATGGTTCCAGCCTTTCACAAGGACAACGGCAATTATTATCAATAGCAAGAGCAGCAATCGCCGATCCACCAGTCTTAATTCTGGATGAAGCAACTTCAAGCATCGATACAAGAACAGAAAAAATCGTGCAGGAAGGAATGGACAAGTTGATGGTGGGAAGAACGGTATTTGTAATTGCCCACAGGCTTTCAACTATCAAAAATTCCGATGTAATAATGGTACTTGATCAAGGAAAAATTATCGAACGTGGAAATCACAATGAACTGATTGCACAAAAAGGAACTTATTATCAGCTTTATACAGGCGGATTTGAAAATCAGTAA
- a CDS encoding endoribonuclease VapD, whose amino-acid sequence MYAIAFDLKIDDLKKNYGDSYNRAYDEIRQELEILGFEWTQGSLYVNSTEKNTLAEVYKAITKLKSIEWFKNSVRDIRAFKVEDWSDFTAIVKE is encoded by the coding sequence ATGTATGCAATTGCATTTGATTTAAAAATTGATGATTTGAAAAAAAATTATGGGGATTCATATAACAGGGCTTACGATGAAATTCGACAGGAATTGGAAATACTGGGTTTTGAATGGACACAAGGTAGTTTATATGTGAATAGTACTGAAAAAAATACTTTAGCTGAAGTTTATAAAGCCATAACAAAACTAAAATCTATCGAATGGTTTAAAAATTCTGTAAGGGATATTAGAGCTTTTAAAGTTGAGGACTGGAGTGATTTTACAGCTATCGTGAAAGAATGA
- a CDS encoding YdcF family protein encodes MKNIIITLIKISIVLFIFLFCFVQYFIIKEYINDRKAVNENRKVDYVIILGARVKGEKPTKSLMERIKAATEYLKKNPEVKVIATGGQGKNENVAEGLAIKRELLKNGISEDRIILEDKSKNTVENFRLSLEKIKNIENSKNILNNNEKNRKIKVLITTNDYHIFRSKNIARKVGFDNENYEIYGLPAKTLLISIPKSYFREFLSNVNYFIFQSGNQLLK; translated from the coding sequence ATGAAAAATATAATTATAACATTAATAAAAATCTCTATTGTCTTATTTATTTTTTTATTTTGCTTTGTGCAATATTTTATAATAAAAGAATATATAAATGATAGAAAAGCCGTAAATGAAAATAGAAAAGTAGATTATGTAATAATACTGGGAGCAAGAGTAAAAGGAGAAAAGCCGACTAAGTCGCTTATGGAAAGGATAAAGGCTGCAACGGAATATTTAAAGAAAAATCCAGAAGTTAAGGTTATTGCAACTGGTGGACAAGGGAAAAATGAAAATGTGGCAGAAGGATTGGCGATAAAAAGGGAACTTTTGAAAAATGGAATTAGTGAGGATAGAATTATTTTGGAGGATAAATCTAAGAATACTGTTGAGAATTTTAGACTCAGTCTTGAGAAGATAAAAAATATTGAAAATAGTAAAAATATTTTAAACAATAATGAAAAAAATCGAAAAATTAAAGTCTTGATTACAACAAATGATTATCATATTTTCCGTTCTAAAAATATTGCTAGAAAAGTTGGATTTGACAATGAAAATTATGAAATTTACGGACTTCCAGCGAAAACACTACTTATTTCCATACCAAAATCATATTTTAGGGAATTTTTGTCAAATGTAAATTATTTTATTTTTCAGTCTGGCAATCAGCTTTTAAAATAA
- the lepA gene encoding translation elongation factor 4 produces the protein MLDQKNKRNFSIIAHIDHGKSTIADRLLEQTGTVTQREMVDQLLDSMDLEREKGITIKAQAVTLKYKARNGETYELNLIDTPGHVDFIYEVSRSLAACDGALLVVDAAQGIEAQTLANVYLALENDLEILPVINKIDLPSADPDKVKLEIEEVIGLPADDAVLVSGKTGFGIEDLLESIIEHIPAPKGEINNPLKALIFDSHYDDFRGVITYIRIIEGKIAKGDRIKIMSTEKEFDVLEVGIFSPKMKEVDELTVGSVGYIITGIKSIKDTQVGDTITHVKNPTDTAFEGYRPALSMVFAGIYPVSTDDYEDLREALEKLQLNDASLSYAPETSLALGFGFRCGFLGLLHMEIVVERLRREFNIDLISTAPSVKYNVTPEQGEMIVIDNPAEFPEGKKYIEEPYVKGTIIVPKDYVGNVMELCQEKRGTFLNMNYLDETRTMISYDLPLAEIVIDFYDKLKSRTKGYASFEYEMIGYKESDLVKVDILVSGNPVDAFSFIAHKDNAYYRGRAIVEKLKDVIPRQQFEIPLQAALGTKIIARETIKALRKNVLAKCYGGDITRKKKLLEKQKEGKKRMKAIGNVEIPQEAFLSILKLND, from the coding sequence ATGTTAGATCAAAAGAATAAAAGAAATTTTTCGATAATAGCACATATTGATCACGGAAAATCTACTATTGCGGACAGGCTTTTAGAGCAGACAGGGACTGTAACCCAAAGGGAAATGGTGGATCAGTTGCTGGACAGTATGGATTTAGAAAGGGAAAAAGGGATAACGATTAAGGCACAGGCAGTTACGTTGAAGTATAAGGCTCGAAACGGGGAGACTTATGAGTTAAATTTAATTGATACGCCAGGTCACGTTGACTTTATTTACGAAGTATCAAGATCACTTGCAGCTTGTGACGGGGCCTTGCTTGTAGTTGACGCTGCACAGGGAATTGAAGCACAGACATTGGCAAATGTGTATTTGGCTTTGGAAAACGATTTGGAAATATTGCCTGTAATAAATAAAATTGACTTACCTTCAGCGGATCCTGATAAGGTTAAGCTCGAAATAGAGGAAGTTATTGGGCTTCCAGCAGATGATGCTGTTCTTGTTTCTGGAAAAACTGGATTTGGAATTGAAGATTTGCTGGAATCAATTATTGAGCATATTCCTGCACCTAAAGGAGAAATTAACAATCCTTTGAAGGCGTTAATTTTTGACTCTCATTATGATGATTTTAGAGGAGTTATAACGTACATTAGAATAATCGAAGGGAAAATTGCAAAAGGAGACAGAATTAAAATTATGTCTACCGAAAAGGAATTTGACGTATTGGAAGTTGGGATTTTTTCGCCTAAAATGAAGGAAGTTGATGAATTGACAGTTGGCTCAGTTGGATATATTATTACGGGAATTAAGTCAATCAAAGATACACAAGTTGGGGATACAATTACGCATGTAAAAAATCCGACAGATACAGCTTTTGAAGGATACCGTCCTGCATTAAGCATGGTTTTTGCGGGAATTTATCCAGTTTCAACAGATGATTATGAAGATTTAAGGGAAGCATTGGAAAAATTACAGTTGAATGATGCTTCGTTATCTTATGCCCCAGAGACTTCACTTGCATTGGGATTTGGATTTAGATGTGGATTTCTAGGGCTTTTGCACATGGAAATAGTTGTAGAAAGATTGCGTCGTGAATTTAACATTGACTTGATTTCAACAGCACCATCGGTTAAATATAACGTAACACCTGAACAAGGGGAAATGATTGTAATTGACAACCCTGCGGAATTTCCAGAAGGGAAAAAGTACATTGAAGAGCCTTATGTAAAAGGGACAATTATTGTTCCAAAGGATTATGTTGGAAACGTAATGGAGCTTTGTCAGGAAAAAAGAGGAACTTTCCTTAACATGAATTACCTTGATGAAACTCGTACAATGATAAGTTATGATTTGCCACTTGCAGAAATAGTAATTGATTTTTATGATAAATTAAAATCACGTACAAAAGGGTATGCTTCATTTGAATATGAAATGATTGGATACAAGGAATCAGACTTGGTAAAAGTGGATATTTTGGTAAGCGGAAATCCAGTAGATGCCTTTTCATTCATTGCTCATAAAGATAATGCCTATTACAGAGGGCGTGCAATCGTTGAAAAATTAAAAGATGTAATTCCAAGACAGCAGTTTGAAATACCATTGCAGGCTGCATTAGGTACAAAAATAATTGCAAGGGAAACAATTAAGGCACTTAGAAAGAACGTACTTGCAAAATGTTATGGTGGAGATATTACACGTAAGAAAAAATTATTAGAAAAACAAAAAGAAGGTAAAAAACGTATGAAGGCAATCGGAAATGTAGAAATACCGCAAGAAGCGTTTTTATCAATATTAAAACTAAATGATTAA
- a CDS encoding 3'-5' exonuclease: MNKEKKINKNIIFFDVETNGFQGSSVLSMSAIKVNYNSENTGEERNKWKKVSEFNRFYFRNEGEELNEGAVSVNGLTDDVILSERKSIIQNTGIEYPLTFKEDMDNFFLFCQDTSHFVAHNIKFDRSFVDFPLQNQFDTMLTNIDIVKVNGSSYGNYKWPKLMECANYYNIPFEESQLHGSYYDVLIMFRIFFKMMKHKTGNKRILEFLEKE, translated from the coding sequence GTGAACAAAGAAAAAAAAATAAATAAGAATATAATATTTTTTGATGTGGAAACAAATGGATTTCAGGGAAGTTCAGTTTTGTCAATGTCTGCAATAAAAGTGAATTATAATTCTGAAAATACTGGAGAAGAAAGAAATAAGTGGAAAAAAGTGTCGGAATTTAACAGATTTTATTTCAGAAATGAAGGCGAAGAGTTAAATGAAGGTGCAGTTAGTGTAAACGGCTTGACAGACGATGTAATTTTAAGTGAAAGAAAGAGCATCATTCAAAATACAGGAATTGAATATCCTTTGACTTTTAAGGAAGATATGGATAATTTCTTTTTATTCTGTCAGGACACAAGCCATTTTGTCGCCCATAACATAAAATTTGACAGAAGTTTCGTAGATTTCCCGTTACAAAATCAATTTGACACAATGCTAACAAATATAGACATCGTTAAAGTAAACGGTTCTTCGTACGGAAATTACAAATGGCCAAAACTTATGGAATGTGCCAATTATTATAATATTCCATTTGAAGAAAGCCAGCTGCACGGCAGTTATTACGATGTTTTAATAATGTTTAGAATTTTCTTCAAGATGATGAAGCATAAAACTGGAAATAAGCGGATTTTAGAATTTTTAGAAAAAGAATAA